Proteins found in one Phycodurus eques isolate BA_2022a chromosome 18, UOR_Pequ_1.1, whole genome shotgun sequence genomic segment:
- the ccm2 gene encoding cerebral cavernous malformations protein 2 homolog isoform X2: protein MEYEPGIVSPFKRVFLKGEKGRDKKAQEKSAARRALHTVSLPQPDHRIDPDILLNDYIEKEVKYLGQLTSVPGYLNPSSRTEVLQLIDNARKSHQLAGQLTSEQDAVVSLSAYNVKLVWRDGEGIILRVPIHDIAAVSYIRDDSLHLVVIKTAQESGGSPCPSSCPDLNKSQTLSSLSESGAVLMEVCCLLVLAVDNKAAAEELCLLLSQVFQIVYTESTIDFLDRAIFDGATTPTRHLSLYSEDSSSKADIKESFEGEAGPFPFQVPMEADGNSPSASGPASPQVKAASEGELSATAAELLQDYMTTLRTKLSSQEIQQFAALLHEYRNGSSIHEFCINLRQLYGDSRKFLLLGLRPFIPEKDSQHFENFLETIGVKDGRGIITDSFGRYRRAASSASDSTANGNGAAGSGGDGVASDEGPEEGDETSEGDEWDRMISDISNDIEALGCSMDGEGATP, encoded by the exons ATGGAGTACGAG CCTGGCATCGTGTCGCCCTTCAAGCGGGTCTTCCTGAAGGGCGAAAAGGGACGGGACAAGAAGGCGCAGGAGAAGTCCGCAGCGCGCCGGGCCCTCCACACCGTCTCTCTCCCGCAACCCGACCACCGCATCGACCCCGACATTCTGCTCAATGATTACATCGAGAAGGAAGTCAAA TATTTGGGCCAGCTGACATCAGTGCCAGGATACTTGAACCCATCGAGCAGGACAGAAGTCCTGCAGCTCATTGACAATGCGAGA AAGTCTCATCAATTGGCGGGCCAGCTGACGTCTGAGCAGGACGCCGTCGTGAGCTTGTCGGCGTACAACGTCAAGCTGGTGTGGCGAGACGGCGAGGGCATCATCCTGAGGGTGCCCATCCACGACATCGCCGCCGTCTCTTACATCCGGGACGACTCTTTGCACCTCGTCGTCATCAAGACGG CCCAGGAATCCGGAGGCTCTCCCTGCCCCAGCTCCTGTCCCGATCTCAACAAATCTCAGACGCTGAGCTCCTTGTCGGAGAGCGGGGCCGTGCTGATGGAGGTGTGCTGTCTGCTCGTCCTCGCCGTCGACAACAAG GCAGCAGCAGAGGAGTTGTGCCTTCTGCTCAGCCAAGTCTTTCAGATCGTCTACACCGAGTCCACCATCGACTTCTTGGACAGAGCCATCTTTGACGGTGCCACCACACCCACAAGACATCTTTCCCTCTACAGCG AGGACTCGTCAAGCAAAGCGGACATTAAAGAGTCGTTTGAAGGCGAGGCCGGCCCTTT TCCATTCCAGGTGCCAATGGAAGCAGACGGCAACTCCCCGTCGGCTTCCGGCCCCGCCTCCCCCCAGGTCAAGGCGGCGAGCGAAGGGGAGCTCAGCGCCACAGCTGCCGAGCTGCTCCAGGACTACATGACCACG CTGCGCACAAAGCTGTCGTCCCAGGAGATCCAGCAATTTGCTGCGCTGCTGCACGAGTACCGTAACGGCTCCTCTATCCACGAGTTTTGCATTAACCTGCGGCAGCTCTACGGGGACAGCAGGAAGTTTCTACTGCTCG GCCTGCGTCCCTTCATCCCAGAGAAGGACAGCCAGCACTTCGAGAACTTCCTGGAGACCATCGGCGTCAAGGACGGCCGCGGCATCATCACCGACAGCTTCGGCCGCTACCGGCGTGCGGCCAGCTCCGCCTCCGACTCCACCGCCAACGGCAACGGGGCGGCGGGAAGCGGCGGAGACGGCGTCGCCTCCGACGAGGGCCCGGAGGAGGGGGACGAGACCTCGGAGGGCGACGAGTGGGACCGCATGATCAGCGACATCAGCAACGACATCGAAGCGCTCGGCTGTAGCATGGACGGCGAAGGCGCTACGCCGTAA
- the ccm2 gene encoding cerebral cavernous malformations protein 2 homolog isoform X1, which translates to MEEDVKKVKKPGIVSPFKRVFLKGEKGRDKKAQEKSAARRALHTVSLPQPDHRIDPDILLNDYIEKEVKYLGQLTSVPGYLNPSSRTEVLQLIDNARKSHQLAGQLTSEQDAVVSLSAYNVKLVWRDGEGIILRVPIHDIAAVSYIRDDSLHLVVIKTAQESGGSPCPSSCPDLNKSQTLSSLSESGAVLMEVCCLLVLAVDNKAAAEELCLLLSQVFQIVYTESTIDFLDRAIFDGATTPTRHLSLYSEDSSSKADIKESFEGEAGPFPFQVPMEADGNSPSASGPASPQVKAASEGELSATAAELLQDYMTTLRTKLSSQEIQQFAALLHEYRNGSSIHEFCINLRQLYGDSRKFLLLGLRPFIPEKDSQHFENFLETIGVKDGRGIITDSFGRYRRAASSASDSTANGNGAAGSGGDGVASDEGPEEGDETSEGDEWDRMISDISNDIEALGCSMDGEGATP; encoded by the exons CCTGGCATCGTGTCGCCCTTCAAGCGGGTCTTCCTGAAGGGCGAAAAGGGACGGGACAAGAAGGCGCAGGAGAAGTCCGCAGCGCGCCGGGCCCTCCACACCGTCTCTCTCCCGCAACCCGACCACCGCATCGACCCCGACATTCTGCTCAATGATTACATCGAGAAGGAAGTCAAA TATTTGGGCCAGCTGACATCAGTGCCAGGATACTTGAACCCATCGAGCAGGACAGAAGTCCTGCAGCTCATTGACAATGCGAGA AAGTCTCATCAATTGGCGGGCCAGCTGACGTCTGAGCAGGACGCCGTCGTGAGCTTGTCGGCGTACAACGTCAAGCTGGTGTGGCGAGACGGCGAGGGCATCATCCTGAGGGTGCCCATCCACGACATCGCCGCCGTCTCTTACATCCGGGACGACTCTTTGCACCTCGTCGTCATCAAGACGG CCCAGGAATCCGGAGGCTCTCCCTGCCCCAGCTCCTGTCCCGATCTCAACAAATCTCAGACGCTGAGCTCCTTGTCGGAGAGCGGGGCCGTGCTGATGGAGGTGTGCTGTCTGCTCGTCCTCGCCGTCGACAACAAG GCAGCAGCAGAGGAGTTGTGCCTTCTGCTCAGCCAAGTCTTTCAGATCGTCTACACCGAGTCCACCATCGACTTCTTGGACAGAGCCATCTTTGACGGTGCCACCACACCCACAAGACATCTTTCCCTCTACAGCG AGGACTCGTCAAGCAAAGCGGACATTAAAGAGTCGTTTGAAGGCGAGGCCGGCCCTTT TCCATTCCAGGTGCCAATGGAAGCAGACGGCAACTCCCCGTCGGCTTCCGGCCCCGCCTCCCCCCAGGTCAAGGCGGCGAGCGAAGGGGAGCTCAGCGCCACAGCTGCCGAGCTGCTCCAGGACTACATGACCACG CTGCGCACAAAGCTGTCGTCCCAGGAGATCCAGCAATTTGCTGCGCTGCTGCACGAGTACCGTAACGGCTCCTCTATCCACGAGTTTTGCATTAACCTGCGGCAGCTCTACGGGGACAGCAGGAAGTTTCTACTGCTCG GCCTGCGTCCCTTCATCCCAGAGAAGGACAGCCAGCACTTCGAGAACTTCCTGGAGACCATCGGCGTCAAGGACGGCCGCGGCATCATCACCGACAGCTTCGGCCGCTACCGGCGTGCGGCCAGCTCCGCCTCCGACTCCACCGCCAACGGCAACGGGGCGGCGGGAAGCGGCGGAGACGGCGTCGCCTCCGACGAGGGCCCGGAGGAGGGGGACGAGACCTCGGAGGGCGACGAGTGGGACCGCATGATCAGCGACATCAGCAACGACATCGAAGCGCTCGGCTGTAGCATGGACGGCGAAGGCGCTACGCCGTAA
- the ccm2 gene encoding cerebral cavernous malformations protein 2 homolog isoform X3, with translation MEEDVKKVKKPGIVSPFKRVFLKGEKGRDKKAQEKSAARRALHTVSLPQPDHRIDPDILLNDYIEKEVKYLGQLTSVPGYLNPSSRTEVLQLIDNARKSHQLAGQLTSEQDAVVSLSAYNVKLVWRDGEGIILRVPIHDIAAVSYIRDDSLHLVVIKTAQESGGSPCPSSCPDLNKSQTLSSLSESGAVLMEVCCLLVLAVDNKAAAEELCLLLSQVFQIVYTESTIDFLDRAIFDGATTPTRHLSLYSEDSSSKADIKESFEGEAGPFPFQVPMEADGNSPSASGPASPQVKAASEGELSATAAELLQDYMTTACVPSSQRRTASTSRTSWRPSASRTAAASSPTASAATGVRPAPPPTPPPTATGRREAAETASPPTRARRRGTRPRRATSGTA, from the exons CCTGGCATCGTGTCGCCCTTCAAGCGGGTCTTCCTGAAGGGCGAAAAGGGACGGGACAAGAAGGCGCAGGAGAAGTCCGCAGCGCGCCGGGCCCTCCACACCGTCTCTCTCCCGCAACCCGACCACCGCATCGACCCCGACATTCTGCTCAATGATTACATCGAGAAGGAAGTCAAA TATTTGGGCCAGCTGACATCAGTGCCAGGATACTTGAACCCATCGAGCAGGACAGAAGTCCTGCAGCTCATTGACAATGCGAGA AAGTCTCATCAATTGGCGGGCCAGCTGACGTCTGAGCAGGACGCCGTCGTGAGCTTGTCGGCGTACAACGTCAAGCTGGTGTGGCGAGACGGCGAGGGCATCATCCTGAGGGTGCCCATCCACGACATCGCCGCCGTCTCTTACATCCGGGACGACTCTTTGCACCTCGTCGTCATCAAGACGG CCCAGGAATCCGGAGGCTCTCCCTGCCCCAGCTCCTGTCCCGATCTCAACAAATCTCAGACGCTGAGCTCCTTGTCGGAGAGCGGGGCCGTGCTGATGGAGGTGTGCTGTCTGCTCGTCCTCGCCGTCGACAACAAG GCAGCAGCAGAGGAGTTGTGCCTTCTGCTCAGCCAAGTCTTTCAGATCGTCTACACCGAGTCCACCATCGACTTCTTGGACAGAGCCATCTTTGACGGTGCCACCACACCCACAAGACATCTTTCCCTCTACAGCG AGGACTCGTCAAGCAAAGCGGACATTAAAGAGTCGTTTGAAGGCGAGGCCGGCCCTTT TCCATTCCAGGTGCCAATGGAAGCAGACGGCAACTCCCCGTCGGCTTCCGGCCCCGCCTCCCCCCAGGTCAAGGCGGCGAGCGAAGGGGAGCTCAGCGCCACAGCTGCCGAGCTGCTCCAGGACTACATGACCACG GCCTGCGTCCCTTCATCCCAGAGAAGGACAGCCAGCACTTCGAGAACTTCCTGGAGACCATCGGCGTCAAGGACGGCCGCGGCATCATCACCGACAGCTTCGGCCGCTACCGGCGTGCGGCCAGCTCCGCCTCCGACTCCACCGCCAACGGCAACGGGGCGGCGGGAAGCGGCGGAGACGGCGTCGCCTCCGACGAGGGCCCGGAGGAGGGGGACGAGACCTCGGAGGGCGACGAGTGGGACCGCATGA